The Dethiosulfovibrio peptidovorans DSM 11002 nucleotide sequence AGTATCCGGAACAACAGCTTTTTGCCGAAACCGTCAGGGAAGAACTCTCCTTCGGACCTAAGAACTGGGGTGAAATCGACGATATCGATCGAACCCTGGCTGAGGTCATGGAGCAGGTCGGACTGGACGAATCCTATCTGGAAAGATCCCCATTCAAGTTGTCCGGTGGCGAAAAAAGAAGGGTCGCCATTGCCTCTGTATTGGCGGTTAGGCCTTCCTATCTGGTCTTGGACGAACCTACAGCAGGACTGGACGCCTCGGGCCGTCATCGTCTGGTAGAACTGCTTTCCAGAATACACTCAGATGGAACGGCGGTCATAATGGTGACTCACGATCTAGAGATAGCTCTGGACCTGAGCGATAGGATCATCGCTCTCGAAAAAGGTACGATAGCCTGTCAGGGTAGTCCGGAGGAAATAGTCCTCTCCTTGGAAAGTCGACCGGTCTCCGGATTGGTTCTGCCCGATATATGCAAAATTTGGCTGGGCGTTAAAAACAGAGGCATGGAGATCCCCTTCAGCTGCGATCCCATCTACCTTGCGGACTTCATCGCTGATAGGAGCTGATCGGTTTGAAATTCCTAGATAACCTGAGTTTCGGACAGTACATACCGGCGGATTCCCCCGTTCACAGATGTGATCCCAGATGTAAAATTATGTCGGTCCTGATCCTTCTGACCGGTGTATTTCTGGTGGATTCCCCTGTAGGCTTTATCTTTTGGGGAGGTCTGTTGTGGCTGTTGAGCCTTATCTCGAAAATAGGCATCCCCGTCCTTCTCAGGACGGTAAGGCCGATAATGTTTCTTATAATATTCACTGCTATAATAAATCTCTTCTTCACATCGGGGACTCCTCTGTTTGAAATAGGTCCCATATCGATTACGAAAGAAGGAGTTCGATTGGGCGCCTATATGGCCCTTCGGCTCCTGTTTCTGATCCTCTTCGCCAACCTCTTGACCTTGACCACTAGTCCTATGGCATTGGCTGATGGTATAGAATCTTTGTTGTCTCCCTTTAAAAGACTGGGGCTTCCCGCGCATGAAATGGCAATGATGATGACCATCGCCTTAAGATTCATTCCGACCTTGATGAACGAGACCGACAGGATAATGAAAGCTCAGCTCGCAAGGGGGGCTGATCTCGATAGGGGAGGATTGATCAAGAGACTAAAGGCCTTTATACCCGTACTTATTCCTCTGTTCGTGATAGTATTTCAGAGGGCCGACGATCTTGCCGTAGCCATGGAAGCCAGATGCTACAGAGGTGGAGGAGGACGAACCAGAATGCGTCCTTTTGCCTGGGGGACCGGAGAAACCCTATCCTTGGGCTTCGTACTGACCGTGGTGGTAGCTCTGACCGTCCTCGAAAGGAACATCGGCCTATGAAGTACGCATTGGAGTTATCCTATGAAGGCAATCACTTTTCCGGTTGGCAGCTGCAACCGGATTCGATAACGGTGCAGGAAGTTCTCGAAGAAGCTCTTACCGTTCTTGAAGGGGCTCCCGTCAAAGTTTCCGGTGCTGGAAGAACCGACAGCGGAGTCCACGCCAGAGGTCAGGTGGCATCCTTCGAATTGTCGAAAACATGGGATCCCTACAGGCTCACTCTTGCGGTAAACGCCAATCTTCCCGAACACGTCTCGGTTATGAGGGCCTCGGCGGTCCCGGACGATTTTGACGCTAGACGGAGCGCTCTATGGAGGGAATACGCCTACTTTGTATGGCACGGGCCTTCCTGTTTTCCCCATGTCCGTGACATGGTCTGGTGGAGAAAGAGAGACGATTGGGACATGGACGCGGTCGACGGATGTTGCAGGGCTTTGGTCGGGGAACACGATTTCGGCGCCTTCTGTAGACTCTCCGAATGTCCTGAAAACGCCGTGAGAACACTGTTCAGTGTAAGGCATATAAGGAGAGGAAGGCTGTCCATCTTCAGGATAAGGGGTAAAGGGTTTCTCACTAACATGGTGAGAATAATCCTCGGGAACATCGATGCCGTAGCGACCGGAAAGAAAAGACTAGAATGGTTCGAAAGGCTGCTTCTCGGAGGAACGAGAGTAGACTCGGCTACGACGGCTCCCGCTTCGGGATTATTCTTTTGGCGGGTTGGCTACGACGATTTTTAACGGTAGAATCGTAGACGTTATCGAGTTCGAGGATCTAAGTCGTAATTGAGGAGGAGACTGCCACGTGTTTGGTTTGGGAAACGATATAGGCATAGATTTGGGGACGGCGACGGTCCTGATCTACGTCAAGGGTAAAGGTGTCGTCCTTCGGGAGCCCTCGGTCGTGGCGGTGGATCAGGAATCGGGAAAAATCCTGGCCGTAGGGTACGAGGCTAAAAACATGGTGGGACGGACACCGGGAAATGTCATATCGGTCCGCCCCCTTAGAGACGGAGTTATAGCGGACTACACGATGACCGAGACCATGCTCAGATATTTCATGAGACGGGTCAACACCGGCATTCGCAGGTTTTTCAGGAACAGGGTCATGATATGCGTTCCATCCGGGGCCACAGACGTAGAGAGGCGAGCCGTCCTGGAGGCAGCCGTAGAGGTGGGAGCCAGAGAGGCCTATCTCATAGAGGAACCCATGGCCGCGGCCATAGGAGCTCAGCTGAACGTCGAGGAGCCCAGAGGAAAAATGGTGGTCGACATAGGCGGTGGCACCACCGACATAGCGGTGATATCCTTGGGCGGTATCGTGATATCCAAATCGCTGCGAATCGGAGGAGACAAGTTCGACGAGTGCATAATGCGCTACCTTCGTAGGCAGTACAACCTAGCCATAGGCGAGCAGATGGCCGAAAATCTTAAGATAATGATAGGAACATGCTTGGCCGACGGAGAGGAAACGGAGATGACCTTGAAGGGCAGGGACCTGGTCCAGGGACTGCCCAGACAGATAGAGGTCAGCAGTAGAAGCGTCTGTTCCGCCATAGGAGAGAGGGTCCAATCCATCGTCGACGGTGTTAGAAACGTTTTGGAGCTCACGCCGCCGGAGCTTTCCGCCGATATTATAGACGGAGGGATCGTTCTTACCGGAGGAGGGTCCCTCTTAAGAGGTCTGCCGGAGCTCATATCCAGACAGACCGGAATCAGATGTTTTGCGGCGGATCAGCCTACCGAGTGCGTCGCTCTGGGAACCGGAATAGCCCTGGCGAACATAAACAGGCTGCTGGATTCTGGAAAAGGAGGTATCCTTTTCTCGGCCAGAAGAGGACGTCGCCGTCGCTGGTGAGGAGGGACGCTAAAAGTGCATAAAGGCATTTACGCCGGAGTATCGGCCATGATGGTGCAGCAGGGAGTCACCGACTGTGCCGCCAACAACCTGGCGAACGTAGACACGGCTGGGTTCAGGGCTAGAAAACCTATAGCCAAGTCATTTCCAGAGGTTCTAATGGAAAGGGTCGATCCCGCCAAAGGGCAGGGGGAGATCCCTCCTTGGCCTTGGAGGAGTCACCCTATCGGAAACGCCTCCATGAACCAGGTGCTTTCCGAGACGTATATGTCCACCGACGAGGGGAACCTGCAGGTTACCGATTCCCCTATGGACGTTGCTTTGACGGACGAAGAAGGTTTTTTCGTACTTCAGGACGGAGAGGGCAACCAATTCTACTCCCGATCCG carries:
- a CDS encoding ATP-binding cassette domain-containing protein, encoding MSIEVNNLTHIYHRGTPLETVALRDISMEVPDGGWVSIVGHTGSGKSTLAQHLDALLLPDEGSVLVDGLSTDVKKDLRKIRRKVGLVFQYPEQQLFAETVREELSFGPKNWGEIDDIDRTLAEVMEQVGLDESYLERSPFKLSGGEKRRVAIASVLAVRPSYLVLDEPTAGLDASGRHRLVELLSRIHSDGTAVIMVTHDLEIALDLSDRIIALEKGTIACQGSPEEIVLSLESRPVSGLVLPDICKIWLGVKNRGMEIPFSCDPIYLADFIADRS
- the truA gene encoding tRNA pseudouridine(38-40) synthase TruA, producing the protein MKYALELSYEGNHFSGWQLQPDSITVQEVLEEALTVLEGAPVKVSGAGRTDSGVHARGQVASFELSKTWDPYRLTLAVNANLPEHVSVMRASAVPDDFDARRSALWREYAYFVWHGPSCFPHVRDMVWWRKRDDWDMDAVDGCCRALVGEHDFGAFCRLSECPENAVRTLFSVRHIRRGRLSIFRIRGKGFLTNMVRIILGNIDAVATGKKRLEWFERLLLGGTRVDSATTAPASGLFFWRVGYDDF
- a CDS encoding energy-coupling factor transporter transmembrane component T family protein, which codes for MKFLDNLSFGQYIPADSPVHRCDPRCKIMSVLILLTGVFLVDSPVGFIFWGGLLWLLSLISKIGIPVLLRTVRPIMFLIIFTAIINLFFTSGTPLFEIGPISITKEGVRLGAYMALRLLFLILFANLLTLTTSPMALADGIESLLSPFKRLGLPAHEMAMMMTIALRFIPTLMNETDRIMKAQLARGADLDRGGLIKRLKAFIPVLIPLFVIVFQRADDLAVAMEARCYRGGGGRTRMRPFAWGTGETLSLGFVLTVVVALTVLERNIGL
- a CDS encoding rod shape-determining protein → MFGLGNDIGIDLGTATVLIYVKGKGVVLREPSVVAVDQESGKILAVGYEAKNMVGRTPGNVISVRPLRDGVIADYTMTETMLRYFMRRVNTGIRRFFRNRVMICVPSGATDVERRAVLEAAVEVGAREAYLIEEPMAAAIGAQLNVEEPRGKMVVDIGGGTTDIAVISLGGIVISKSLRIGGDKFDECIMRYLRRQYNLAIGEQMAENLKIMIGTCLADGEETEMTLKGRDLVQGLPRQIEVSSRSVCSAIGERVQSIVDGVRNVLELTPPELSADIIDGGIVLTGGGSLLRGLPELISRQTGIRCFAADQPTECVALGTGIALANINRLLDSGKGGILFSARRGRRRRW